One window of the Salminus brasiliensis chromosome 1, fSalBra1.hap2, whole genome shotgun sequence genome contains the following:
- the faslg gene encoding tumor necrosis factor ligand superfamily member 6: MNGNLRYQYPQVFTVDAAAGLPQQQHLHPQMATAGTEPSLVPCWTFPPARFQTKRRGCGGMNSAAGTLLIMVLLVVFAALGLGAYQIMRLETEVAKLKQEMYKQTESSAPQKLVGHQIDEIKETKHLQAAHLIGKHQDTLSKTLKWESKHGRAFTNGILYRDGGLQVNETGLYFVYSRVEFLARNCKRRDALAHRVYVKSKVRLQMLMSDHKEGFCMAGSTEVWTSGSSLGSIQQLKQGDWVFVNVSQPALLSGNYHSNYFGLFNLS, encoded by the exons ATGAATGGTAACCTTAGGTACCAGTATCCACAAGTTTTCACAGTGGATGCAGCAGCAGGCCTtcctcagcagcagcatcttcacCCTCAGATGGCCACTGCAGGGACTGAGCCCTCCCTGGTTCCCTGCTGGACCTTTCCTCCTGCTCGCTTCCAGACCAAGAGAAGAGGCTGTGGAGGAATGAACTCTGCTGCAGGAACCCTCCTGATTATGGTGCTGCTGGTGGTCTTTGCTGCACTAGGACTGGGAGCCTACCAAATCATGAGACTTGAAACAGAGGTGGCAAAGCTCAAGCAG GAAATGTACAAACAAACTGAAAGCAGCGCGCCCCAGAAGCTAGTTG GACACCAAATAGACGAAATCAAAGAGACCAAGCATCTCCAAGCTGCACATTTGATTG GAAAACATCAGGACACACTCTCGAAAACCTTGAAGTGGGAGTCCAAACACGGCCGCGCTTTTACAAACGGCATCCTGTACCGTGACGGCGGCCTACAGGTGAATGAGACGGGTCTCTACTTTGTTTACTCGCGTGTTGAGTTCCTTGCAAGAAACTGCAAACGAAGGGACGCTCTGGCTCACAGGGTGTATGTGAAGAGTAAAGTGCGGTTGCAAATGCTCATGAGCGACCACAAAGAAGGCTTCTGCATGGCTGGGAGCACGGAGGTGTGGACATCTGGAAGCAGTCTTGGCTCCATCCAGCAGCTCAAGCAGGGCGACTGGGTCTTTGTTAATGTGTCTCAGCCTGCACTGCTCAGCGGCAACTACCACAGTAATTACTTCGGCCTCTTCAACCTCTCCTAA